GGCCTTGCGCCCCTCGCCGCCGATTTACCAACTACTTGCGGGCGGACTACAAATACGGCTAAAGCGTTGCGGCTCCGAACAGCCCCGGGCCGGCAAACGCCGGTGACACCTGGGCCTTTCGGAGCTTTTTCATTCATGCACGGACTTGCCAGCTTTGACCGCCTGCTGACGCGCGGCCGAACCGACAACCTCGCGCCCGGCGCCCCAAGCCCATCGCGCCAGCTCATCAGCCCCGCGGGTGACGCCGTCGCCCGCCTGCCCTTCCCCTGCGCACCCGACGCCATCCTGCGCGCCGCGCACCGCATCGCCGCCGACGACTGGCTGGGCGTGATCGCCGACGACGGCCGCCAGACCGGGCTGGCCAGCCCCTGGCGCCTGGCGCTGCTGCGCGCCGACCGCCATGGCCAGCCGCGCCTGAGCCGCGACGCCGGCCCGCTGTGGCTGAGCGCCGCGCTGCCGGCCCGGCCGGGCCTGCGCCCGCAGGCGCTACGCCAGCACCTGCAAGTGCTGGCCCTGCAATCGCTGTGGCAGGCCGGCTGGCGGCTGGCGTAACAAGGCTTCGGGCATGATGGCCGCATGCCCACCATGAAGACCCTGCTGCGCCCGGCCTCGGCGGCCGACCTGCCCGCCATCTGGGCGGTGCGCTACGCCGTCACCGAGAACACCATTCCGCGCGGCATCATCCCCGACGAGGAAGTGCGCCAGGCCATCGAGGAGCGCGGGCGCGGCTGGGTGATCGAGGAGGTCGACGCCTTCGGCCGGCGCCTGGTGGCCTTCGGCATCGTGCATGCGGACGACGGCTGCGTCTGGGCCCTGTTCGTGCATCCGCAGGCGCATGGGCGCGGCTACGGCCGGCGCCTGATGGCCGAGATGACCGGCTGGCTGTGGGAGCAGGGCCTGCAGACCCTGTGGCTTACCACCGGCGCCGGCACGCGTGCCGAGGCCTTCTACCGGCGCCTGGGCTGGCGCTGCAGCGGCAGCACGCCCAAGGGCGAGCTGCGTTTCGAACTGCAACGCGAGGCCCAGCCATGAAGAAGCCGCCCACCGACCATGCGCTGCGCCACCTGCGCGCCAGCGATCTGCGCGCGGCGGCCCAGCTCGCCACCCAGGCCACCGCCAGCGTGGCGCGCATGGCCGAGGGCGTGCATCAATCGGTCTGGCAGACCCTGGGCGCGCCGGGCGGCAAGCGCGCCGAGCAGGCGCGCGGCATCACCGGCCTGGTCTACCAATGCGTGCAGGGCGTCAACGCCCTGGTGGGCAAGGGGCTGGACGGCGCCCTGCGCGCGCTGCAGCCGCTGTTCGAGCGCATCGACCAGTCCCGCCCCGACAGCCCTGAGCGCGCCGCGGTGCTGGCCGCGCTCAACGGCGTGATGGGCGATCACCTGCGCGCCAGCGGTAATCCGCTCGCCCTCGACATGACGCTGCGCTGCCAGGGTCAGGTCTTGACGATGGAAAACCTGCCCACCGTGCTGGCGGCGGCCGGGCCGGTGACGGCCAAGCCCCTGCTCTTCATCCACGGCCTGTGCATGAACGAGCTGCAATGGGGCGGGCAACATGCGCAGGCCCTGGCCGCGCTGGGCTACACGCCCATCTACCTGCGCTACAACACCGGCCTGCACACCTCGCAGAACGGCCGCGAACTCGCCGCCCTGCTGGACCAGCTGCTGCGCGCCTGGCCGCAGCCGCTGCAGGCGCTGGACTGCGTGGTGCACAGCATGGGCGGCCTGGTGCTGCGCAGCGCGCTGCAGATCGCGCAGGCAAGCAGCCTGCCCTGGGCCGCGCTGGTGCGGCGCATCGCCTTTCTCGGCACCCCCCACCATGGCGCGCCGCTGGAGCGCGCCGGCAACTGGGTGGACGTGCTGCTGGGCAGCACCCCCTGGTCGCGCCCGCTCGCCAGGCTGGGGCAGCTGCGCAGCGCCGGCATCACCGACCTGCGCTACGGGCTGGTGCAGGACGCCGACTGGCAGGGCCGCGACCGCTTCCGCCGCCAGCCCGACCAGCGCCAGCACCTGCCCCTGCCCGCGGGCATCGCCTGCTACACCCTCGCCGCCACGCTGGCGCCGCAGCGCGGCCTGCTGGCCGACCGCCTGCTGGGCGACGGCCTGGTGCCGCTGCGCAGCGCCCTGGGCCAGCACGACGAGCCGGCGCGCTGCCTGGACTTCGCGCCGGCGCGCCAGGCCATCCTCTACCGCACCGGCCACATGGCCCTGCTCGACGCCCCCGCGGTGACGCAACAGCTGCTGGCCTGGTTCGAGCCTCAAGAGCCGCCATGAAGGGATGAGGCGGGTGCAATAATCCCAGCCCTGGACTTTGACTGAAGCCTCTATGCCACGCAGCTGGGCCCTTGCTGCCATCCTGGTGCTCGCTGCAGGCGCGGCGGGCGCCCATGCCCTCAAGGTCTGCATCCCCTCCAACCCCTTCCCGCCGATCAGCTTCCCGGACCATGAGGGTCAGGGCCAATGGCTGGTGCGCAAGGCGGTGGAACGCCAGGGCGGCACGGTCAGCTACGAGGCCGTGCCCTGGCCGCGCTGCGTCAAGGGCGTGCAGACCGGCGACTACGACGCCGCCATCCCGCCCACCGTGACCCTGGCCGCCAGCATCGCGCTGCCGATGCGCGACGAGAAGACCGTGGACGACGCCAAGGCCCTGGGCAACACGAATATGGTGGTGCTGCGCCGGCTGGGCAGCAAGCCCGGCTGGGACGGCAGGGCCTTCAGCGGCCTGAGCACGCCGGTGATCTTCAACCGCGGCATCGTCTCGATCCGCGACAAGCTGGCCGCCCTGGGCGTGGCCGGCGACGAGGGCGCGCAGCCGAACGAGTCGATGCTGCAGAAGCTGCTGCGCGGCCGCGGCGAGCTGCTCATCATGAACGGCAACGCCGCCCTGGTGGAGCTGGCCGAGGCCGAATACGCGGGCAAGCTGGAGATCCTGCCCGAGCCCTTCATCGTCATGACCGGACACCTGGGCTTCAACAAGAGCTACTACCTCGCCAACCGCGCCTTCGTCGAGGCGGTCTGGAGCGGCATCGCGCGGCTGCGCAACTCGGCCGAGTGGCAGAGCGTGGCGCCGGGGCTGGCGAAGTAGCGGCCGGCCTCAGCCGCGCTGGCGCGGCTCGCCATGGCGCCGGCCAAAGGGGCGCAGGGCGCGGCCCGCCGCGCGCGCCGGCGGCTCGCAGGCATGGCGGTAATCCTGCAGCGTCTTCTGCGCCCGGCCCAGCACGCTGTCGGGCGCATAACCATGCGGGCCCAGCGCGCCGAAAGCCTGGCCGCTGAGCAGTTCCATGCCCTCGCTGGCCAGCTCGGCCGTATAGATGTGGAAGCGCCCCGCGGCCACCGCGTCGACCAGACGCGGCGCCAGCATCAGGTGGCGGCGGTTGCGGTGCGGAATCAGCACGCCCTGCTGGCCATCCAGGCCCAGCAGCTCGCAGCTGCGGAAATAGCCCTCGATCTTCTCGTTAATGCCGCCCACCGGCAGCATCTCGCCATGCTGGTTGAGCGCGCCCGTCACCGCGATGCCCTGGCGCAGCGGCAGGCCCGCGAGGGCCGAGAGCAAGGCATAGAACTCGGCACAGGAGGCCGAGTCGCCCTCCACGCCGTTGTACTCCTGCTCGAACACCACCGCGGCGTTCAGCGCCAGCGGTGCGATATGCGCGAACAGCCCGGCCAGGTGGCTGTGCAGGATCAGCACGCCCTTGTCGTGGATGGGGCCCGACATCTCGACCTCGCGCTCGATATTCAGCAAGCCCTCCTCGCCCGCATGCGTGGAGGCAGTGACGCGTACCGGGAAGCCGAACTGGTAGTCGCCCAGGTCCACCACCGTGAGGCCGTTGACCTGGCCGACGCGCGTGCCGGCCACCGCCAGCAGGCGCTCGCCATCGGTGATCGATTCCTGCAGGCGCTGCTCGGGGTAGTCGTGCCGATGCTGGCGCGCCGCCAGCGCCGCCTGCACATCCTCGCTCGCAACCAGGGCCGCGCCGCGCGCGCGCGCCACCGCCGCGGCCTCCACCAGCAGGCCGGCGCTGTGCGCAAAGATGGCGCTCTGACGCGCCTGGTCCTCGGCCTCGCGGTGGGTCTGCTCGATCAGGGCCGCCACCGCCGGCGCGCTGAAATGCGGCAGGCCCAGCTTGCGGCAGCTGTGCGCCACGAAGATCGCGGTGGCGCGCCGCGCCTCGGGCGTGGCGGCAAAGCTCTCGGCGAAATCGACCTTGCAGCGGAAGCGCCGCGCAAAGTCCGGGTCGCCCTCCTGCACCAAGTAGAAGTCTTCCACCGAGGCGATCAGCACCAGCTTGACATCCACGTCCACCGGCTCGGGCTGCAGCGAGACCGCGCCGATCGGCGCCAGCGCCATGCCGGCCTCCTCGATCTGCAGCCGGCCGCTGCGCAGGAAACGGCGCAGCTTCTCCCACACCGCCTCGTCGGTAAGCAGGTCGCGCAAATGCAGCATCAGAAAGCCGCCATGCGCCTTCAGCAGGCTGCCGGCGCGGATGCGCGAAAAATCGGTCACCAGCAGGTCGCGCTCGGCCTCGTACTCGATGCTGCCGAACAGCGAGCGGAACACCGGGTTGTCGTCGCTGATGACCGGGGCGCCGCTGCTGCCATGGTGGTCCACCACCAGGTTGACGCGCAGGCGCGCGAGCAGCTCGGCCAGCGCCGCGGCGCGGCCCTCGTCGGGCTCCTCGCCCTGCTGGAACAGCTCCAGGCTGGCCAGCACCTCCTGCAGGGCGCGATCCAGATAAAGCCCTAGCTTGACGGCATCCTTGATCTGCTTGCGCAGCCGGTTGCGGATCTGCTGCAGCGCATGGTCCAGCATGGGCTTGAGCAGCTGGCGCCGCAGCGCCGCCAGCTGCTCCAGCATCAATAACTCCTTGGCGCGGGTGAGCTCCAGAAAGCGGCCGATCTGCTTGCGCAACTCCTCCTCGGCGGCGTCGCAGGCGCTGCGCTGCGCCGGCGTCAGCGTCATCGCCTTGGCGGCGGTGAGCGGCTCGCCGGCCTCGTCGCGCTGGGTGAAGACCATGCGGCCCTGTTCCCGCATCAGGCCGAAGTTGCGCGCCTCGGCAAAGGCGCTGAGCTCGGCATAGGCGGCCGACTCCTCGGCCTTGTAAGCACCCTCCAGGCGCTCGCAGCCGGCGCGCACATCGGCGTCCATCAGACGCTTGGGAATCTCGCTCTGCAGAGTCTTGGCAAACTCGGCCATCAGCTGGCGCAGCAGCCGCCCCTCGCCGGCCGGCAGGCGCAGGGCGAGCGGATGCTCGGGCACCTCGAAGTTGTGCAGATAGCAGAGGTCGGGCGGCACCGGCCGCAGCAAGGCCTCCTGCTTCATCATCTCCAGCAGCAGCGAGCTGCGGCCGCTGCCCACCTCGCCCAGCACGAACAGGTGGTAGTCGGGCTGCTGCATGCGCAGGCCGAAGCGCGCCGCCTGCTCGGCGCGCTCCTGGCCTATCCAGGGCAGGGCCTGGTCGAGCAGCTCGGAGGTATCGGCAAAGTCCAGCGTGGCGGGGTCGACCGTGAGGCGCAGCTCGGCGGCGGAGAGTTTGGCAATGCTCATGCGGCGATTGTGCGCCGCCTAGCTGGCCCGCAATGACCACCAACGCGGCAGCAAGGCCTGCACCTCGGCGCGCGCATAGCGATCGTCGATCAGGTGCAGCACGCCCTCGTCCTCGGTCGTGCGTATCACCCGCCCGGCCGCCTGCACCACCTTCTGCAGGCCCGGGTAGAGGTAGGTGTAGTCGTAGCCGGCGCCGAACAGCTGCTGCATGCGCGCACGGATCTGCTCGTTGACCGGGTTGATCTGGGGCAGGCCCAGGGTGGCGACAAAGGCGCCGATCAGGCGCGCGCCGGGCAGGTCGATGCCCTCGGAGAAGGCACCGCCCAGCACCGCCAGCGCCAGGCCGGCGCTGTGCTCGGTGAAGCGGGCCAGGAACTGCTTCTGCTCGGCCTCGCCCATGCGCCGCGACTGCGCCCACACCGGCAGCTGCGGCTGCTGCGCCGCCAGCACCTCGGCCAGCTGCTCCAGATAGGCATAGCTGCTGAAGAAGGCGATGTAGTTGCCGGGGCGCGCCGCGTACTGGCGCGCCATCAGCTCGGCCATCGGGCGCAGCGAGGCCTGGCGGTGCGCATAACGCGTGGAGATGCCGCGCGCCACGCTGACCCGCAGCTGCTCGGCCGCAAAGGGCGAGCCCACCTCGATCTGCAGATGCTGCTCGGGCAGGCCGAGGAGCTTGGCGTAGTAGTCGGCCGGCTGCAGGGTGGCGGAGAACAGGGTGCTGCTCAGTGCCGCCTCCAGGCGCGGGCGCAGAAAGGGTGCCGGCAGCACATTGCGCAGGCACCAGCAGAGGCCGGCGCCGCCCTCCTCCCGGCTGCTGTCGACGATCGAATGGCTGCCCAGCTGCTCGGCCATGCGCAGGAAATGCAGGGCCTCGAAATAAAAGGCCTGCAGCGCCGCATCGGGCTCGGCGGGGTGCTCGGCGAAATGCTCGCCGATGGCGGCACTGCACAGCTGAAGTGGCGCAAGCAGCGCCTCGGGCAGCGCCTCGTGCACCTGGTAGGCCTCGGCCTGCGCCTTGGCCAGGGCCGTGCCGGCGCGCTGCAGCTTGCCCAGCGCCTTCTTCAGCGGCGCGTGCTTGCGCGCCGCGGGCGAACGCCGCGCCTGCGCCAGCGTGTCGGGCAGGAGCTCGGCGCTGTACATCTTGCGGCCGCGCTCCACCAGGTTGTGGGCCTCGTCCACCAGCAGGGCCACGCGCCACTGGTTGGCCTGCGTCAGGCCGTGCAGCAAGGCGCTGACGTCGAAGAAGTAGTTGTAGTCGCCCACCACCACGTCGACCCAGCGCACCAGCTCCTGGCTCAGGTAATAGGGGCAGACCTGGTGCGCCAGCGCCAGCTCGCGCAACTTCGCCCGGCCGAGCTGGTGCTCCTGCGCGGCGGCGGTGCGTGCTGCCGGCAGGCGGTCGTAAAAGCCCTGGGCCAGCGGGCAGGACTCGCCATGGCAGGCCTTTTCGGGATGCTCGCAGGCCTTCTCGCGCGCCACCAGCTCCAGCACGCGCAGCGGCAGCGGCGCCAGCCGTTGCAGGCCATCCAGCGCGAGCTGGCGGCCCGAACTCTTGGCGGCCAGGAAGAAGATCTTGTCCAGCGCTTTCGCCGGCGCCGCCTTCAGCAGCGGGAACAGCGTGCCCAGGGTCTTGCCGATGCCGGTGGGCGCCTGGGCCAGCAGGCAGCGCTGGTTCACAGCCGCCTTGTAGACCGCCTCGGCCAGCGGCCTCTGGCCCTGGCGGAACTCGCCGAAGGGAAAGCTCAGGCGCTGCAGCGCCGCATCGCGCTCGCTGCGCTGCGCCAGCTGCTGCTGCGCCCAGGCCAGGAAGCGCTCGCCATGCAGCTCGAAATGCGCCTGCAGCTCGGCGGCGCTGCGGGTCTCGGTGAACAGCGTCTCCTGCTGGTTGCCGACATTGAAATACACCAGGGCCAGCTCCAGCGCCGCCAGCCCTTCCTGCTGGCACAGCAGATGGCCGTAGATGCGCGCCTGCGCCCAGTGCAGCGCGCGGTGCGAGGTCGGCTGGGTCTCGAGCCGGCCCTTGTAGGTCTTGACCTCCTCCAGGCGCTGACGCACCGGGTCGTAGCCGTCCGCGCGGCCGCGCACCTGCAGCGTTTGCTTGTAGCTGCCGCTCAAGCCCACCTCGGCTCTGTATTCGGTCTGGCCGCCGGCACCGCGCCGCGCGGCCACGGTGACATGGCCGGCCATGCCCTCCAGCGCGCTGGGCGCGGGCGTGAAGCGCAGGTCCAGGTCGCCCTGCTTGGCGGTGAACTCGCAGAGCTCGCGCACCGCGACGCTGTAGACGGCGGGCGCGGTGCTCAAGCGGCGGCCTGCGCGTCGTCGCCCAGCGCGGCCAGCGCGGCCTGCGGCGCATCCGTCTCGCTGCGCAGCGGCACGGCCTTGGCCAGCGCCAGCCAGACCGCGAAGGGCAACTTGCAGGGCTGGTGCTGGGCCGGGCGCAGCAGTTCGAAGCTGCCCTCCTCCAGCGTGCCATGCAGCACCCAGACGCCAAACTGCGCGGGGATCTCCACCGGCTTGGCCACACCGGCCGGGAACACGTAATAGACCTCGCTGCACAGCCATTGATAGGCCTGGCGCTTGGCGGCATGGCGCAGGTCGGCAAGCAGATCGGCGCGGCTGAACTTGACCTCGTGCACCAGCGGCTGCAGATAGGCCTCCACCGAGGTATTGCGCACCGAGAACAGATCGGGCCGCGCCATGCGCCAGACATGCCGGGCCGCGCGCGCGGGGGCCGGCTCGTCCCACAACGGCACCGCCTCGCGCAAGGCCGGTGGCAGCTCGGCCGGCGCCTCGGTCTCGATCTGGGCGCGCAGCGAGAGCTCGCGCCAGACGATGCGGCCGCCCGCCATCAGCTGCTCGGCGAACTTCTGCGCCAGCCGGTCATGGCCGCTCAGCGCCCTGACGTTCTGCTGGCGCGCCTCGGCCAGCCACTGGATGCCGGCCGGGCTCAGGCGCAGGGTCTCGCGCCCGTCCGCGGCGAGGTGCAGATCCAGCATGCCGGCCGCCAGCAGATCGATCTCGAGCGCGTCCTTGCAGGGCCAGCCGGCCGAGCGCCAGACCTGCATCAGGCGGCTGCGGTGGCTGCGACTCAGGGCGGGCGGGCTCATCCCACTGATTATAAATACAGTAGCCAGCCGCCAATGCCTACGGCGCGCAGGGATACTGGCGGCATGACGCCCCTGCACCCCGCCCCCCACAGCATCGACAGCCAGGCCCTGGCGCGCCAGCTGGGCGTGCGCCTGGACGAAGGCCTGGCCGCCGACGAGGTGCTGGCGCGCCAGCAGGCCCATGGCCCGAACCGCCTGCCCGAGGCGCCGCCGCGCCCGGCCTGGGCGCGCCTCGCAGACCAGTTCCGCGACTTCATGATCCTGGTGCTGCTGGCCGCGGCCCTGCTGTCGGGCCTGATCGGCGATCTGGCCGACACCCTGGTGATCCTGCTGATCGTGCTGCTCAACGCCGCCATCGGCTTCTGGCAGGAATGGCGCGCCGACCAGGCGCTCAGCGCGCTGCAGCGCATGGCGGCGCCGCGCGCCACCGTGATGCGCGCCGGCGGCCAGCGCCATGTGGTGGCCACCGAGCACCTGGTGCCCGGCGACGTGGTGCTGCTGGAGGCCGGCAATCTGGTGCCCGCCGACCTGCGCCTGCACGAGGTGGCGCAGATGCGGGTGGACGAATCGGCGCTGACGGGCGAATCGGTCACGGTGGAGAAGACGCACCAGCACCTGCCGCTGGAAGTGAGCGCCCTGGGCGATCGCATCAACATGGCCTACAAGGGCACGCTGGTCACGCATGGTCGCGGCGCCGGCCTGGTGGTGGCCACCGGCGCGCACACCGAGCTGGGCCAGGTGGCCGGCCTGCTGAACGGCGCGGCCAGCCGCGCCACCCCGCTGCAGCTGCGCCTGGCGGCCTTCGGCAAGCGGCTCTCGGTGGTGGTGCTGGCGATCTGCGCGCTGGTGTTCGCGATCGGCGTGCTGCGCGGCGAGCCCCTGCTGCTGATGGCGCTGACCGCCATCAGCCTGGCGGTGGCGGCCATCCCCGAGGCCCTGCCGGCGGTGGTGACGGTGCTGCTGGCGCTGGGTGCGCGCCGCCTCGTCACGGTGAACGCGCTGGTGCGGCGCCTGCCCAGCGTCGAGACGCTGGGCTCGGTGTCGGTGATCTGCTCCGACAAGACCGGCACCCTCACCCTCAACCGCATGCAGCTGCGCGAGCAGCGCAGCTGGCACACCGAGGTCGACGCCAACACCAACGTGTTTTGGCAGGCCCTGGTGCTGTGCAACGACGCGGTACCGGCAGGAGACGGCTGGCTGGGCGACCCCACCGAGACCGCCCTGCTGCAGGCCGCCGCCGAGGCCGGCCTGGACGTGGCCGCGCTGCAGCTGGCCAGCCCGCGCCGGCACGAATGGCCCTTCGACGCCGAGCGCAAGCGCATGAGCACCCTGCACAGCGCCGGCGCGGGCTGGGTCGCCTATGTGAAGGGCGCGCCCGAGTCGCTGCTGCCGCGCTGCGCCGCCGGGCCCGAGCGGGCCGAGGCGCTGGCCACTGCGCAGGCCTGGGCGGCCCAGGGCCTGCGCGTGCTGGCGGTGGCGCGCAAGCAGGGCAAGGCCGAGGTGGTGGCGGTGGCGGCCGATGCCTTCGAGCAAGACCTGACCCTGCTGGGCCTGGTGGGCCTGATCGACCCGCCGCGCCCCGAGGCGCGCGCCGCCGTGGCCGAATGCTTGGGCGCCGGCATCCGGCCGGTGATGATCACCGGCGACCATTCGGCCACGGCCCTGGCGATCGCCCGCGACCTGGGGCTGGACGCCAGCGGCGGCGTGCTCAGCGGGGCCGAGCTGGCGCGGCTGGACGAGGCCGGCCTGGCCGCCGCGGTGCAGCGCGTCTCGGTCTATGCGCGCATGGACCCGGCGCAGAAGATCCGCATCGTGCAGGCCCTGCAGGCCGCCGGCCAGTATGTGGCCATGACCGGCGACGGCGTGAACGACGCGCCGGCGCTGCGCAGCGCCGACATCGGCGTGGCGATGGGCCGCGGCGGCACCGACGTGGCGCGCGAGGCCTCCGCCCTGGTGCTGCTGGACGACAACTTCGCCACCATCGTCGGCGCGGTGCGCGAGGGTCGGCGCATCTTCGACAACATCCGCAAGTTCATCCGCTATGCGCTGACCGGCAATTCGGGCGAGATCTGGCTGCTGTTCCTGGCGCCCCTGCTGGGCCTGCCGATCCCGCTGCTGCCCATCCACATCCTCTGGGTCAACCTGGTCACCGATGGCCTGCCGGGCCTGGCGCTGGCCACCGAACCGGCCGAACGCGGCGTGATGCGGCGCCCGCCACGGCCGCCGCAGGAGAGCGTGTTCGCCCATGGCCTGTGGCAGCACGCGCTCTGGGTGGGCCTGCTGATCGGCGGCCTGTGCCTGGGCGTGCAGGCCTGGTCGCTGGGCCTGCACGCCCAGGCACCAGACTCAGCGGGCAACGCGCATGGCCAGACCATGGTGTTCACGCTGCTGACGCTGGCGCAGATGGCGCATCTGCTGGCGATCCGCTCGGAGCGCGAATCGCTCTTCACGCAGGGTCTGATGAGCAACCTGCCGCTGCTGGGCGCGGTGCTGCTGACGCTGGTGCTGCAGCTGGCCACCGTCTATGTGCCCTGGCTGCAGCCGATCTTCCGCACCCAGGCGCTCAGCGCCGGCGAGCTCTTCGCCTGCTTCGGCCTGGCCGGCCTGGTGTTCCTGGCGGTGGAGATCGAGAAGCTCTGGCGTCGGCGACGCAGCTAGAACTACACCTCCAGCCACTCCTTGCGGATATAGCTGTTGGCGCGCAGCTCGGCGGGCGTGCCCTCGAAGACGATGCGGCCGTGGCCCATCACATAGCAGCGCTCGGAGATTTCCAGCGCGATCGCCAGCTTCTGCTCCACCAGCAGCACGGCGATGCCGCGGCGCTTCAGCTCCTTCAGGTACTCGGCCACCAGCTCGACGATCTTGGGCGCCAGGCCCTCGGTGGGCTCGTCGATCATGATCAGGTCCGGGTCGCCCATCAGGGTGCGGCACAGCGTCAGCATCTGCTGCTCGCCGCCCGAGAGCACGCCGGCCTCGGTGTGCTGGCGCTCCTTCAGGCGCGGGAACATCTGGTACATGTCGTCGAAGCCCCAGCGCGCCTTCTTGGCGCCGCTCTTCTGGCCCAGCAAGAGGTTCTGGTGCACGGTGAGCTTGGGAAAGATGTCGCGGTTCTCGGGCACATAGCCGATGCCTTCGTGCGCGATCTCGTAGGCCTTGCGGCCCAGCAGCTCGCGTTCGCCGAACTTCACCGAGCCGGTGCCGTCCACCTGGCCCATGATGGTCTTGGCGGTGGTGGAGCGGCCCGAGCCGTTGCGCCCCAGCAGGCTGACGATCTCGCCCGGCCGCACCTCCATGCTGACGCCATGCAGCACATGGCTCTTGCCGTAGAAGGCATGCAGGTTGTCGAGTTTGAGCAGGCGACCTTGGCTCATGCGTGCACCTCCGCCAGCACCGAGCCCAGATAGGCCTCCTGCACGCGCGCATTGGCGCGCACCGCGTCGGGCGTGTCGAAGGCGATCACCTCGCCATAGACCAGCACCGCAATCTTGTCGGCCAGGCCGAACACCACGCCCATGTCGTGCTCCACGGTCAGCAGGGTCTTGCCCTCGGTGACCTCGCGTATCAGCTGGATGAAGCGCTTGGTCTCGCTCTTGCTCATGCCCGCGGTGGGCTCGTCCAGCAGGATCACGCTGGAGCCGCCCGCGATGGTGATGCCGATCTCCAGCGCGCGCGCCTCGGCATAGGTGAGGTTCATCGCCAGCACGTCGCGGCGCTTGTCGAGCTTGATCATCTCCAGCACCTCTTCGGCGCGGTCGTTGGCATCGTCGAGCTCGGCCAGAAATTTCCAGAACGCGTACTTGTAGCCCATGCTCCACAGCACCGCGCAGCGGATGTTCTCGAACACCGAGAGGCGCGTGAACAGATTGGAGACCTGGAAGCTGCGCGAGAGCCCGCGGCGGTTGATCTCGTAGGGCTTGAGGTGGTTGATGCGTTCGCCGTGCAGCAGGATGTCGCCGCTGCTCGGGTGGAAGCGCCCGCTGATGAGGTTGAAGAGCGTGGACTTGCCGGCGCCGTTGGGGCCGATCACCGCCACGCGCTCGCCGGGCTTCACCGCCAGCTCGGCGCCGCGGATGATCTCGCTCTTGCCGAAGCTCTTGCGCACATTGCGCAGTTCGAGGGCGTATTCGCTCACAGCGTCTCCCTGCGTTTGATCTCTTTCTCGATTTCCTCTTGCACCAGGTCCCACTCCTGCTTGAACTGGCGGCGCGCCAGCTCGAACAGGGCCAGCCCGGTCAGCAGCACGAAGCCGGCGCCGAACCAGGCGTCCACGCCGCCGGCGTTCAGGGCCATGCCGGCGAAGCGCATCTGCGGGCCCAGCGCGGCGTTCAGCTGGAGGTGGTAGAGCATCTCCACCATCACCGCGGCGCCGGCCAGCAGGGTCAGGCCGGTGCCGGCCAGGGCCAGGTAGCTGGTCCAGAGCTTGCGCAGCTTGCCGAAGGCGGCGACGCGCAGATTCATCATGATCAGGCCGGCAAAGCCGCCCGGCGCATACATCACCATGAAGAGGAAGATCAGGCCCAGGTAGAGCAGCCAGGCCGAGGTCAGCTCGGACAGCAGCACCAGGGCCACCACCATCAACACCGCACCGATGATGGGGCCGAAGAAGAAGGTGGCGCCGCCCAGGAAGGTGAACAGCAGGTAGGCGCCCGAGCGCGCGGCGCCCACCACCTCGGCGGTGACGATCTCGAAGTTCAGCGCCGCCAGGCCGCCGGCAATGCCGGCAAAGAAGCCCGAGA
This portion of the Paucibacter sediminis genome encodes:
- a CDS encoding cation-translocating P-type ATPase encodes the protein MTPLHPAPHSIDSQALARQLGVRLDEGLAADEVLARQQAHGPNRLPEAPPRPAWARLADQFRDFMILVLLAAALLSGLIGDLADTLVILLIVLLNAAIGFWQEWRADQALSALQRMAAPRATVMRAGGQRHVVATEHLVPGDVVLLEAGNLVPADLRLHEVAQMRVDESALTGESVTVEKTHQHLPLEVSALGDRINMAYKGTLVTHGRGAGLVVATGAHTELGQVAGLLNGAASRATPLQLRLAAFGKRLSVVVLAICALVFAIGVLRGEPLLLMALTAISLAVAAIPEALPAVVTVLLALGARRLVTVNALVRRLPSVETLGSVSVICSDKTGTLTLNRMQLREQRSWHTEVDANTNVFWQALVLCNDAVPAGDGWLGDPTETALLQAAAEAGLDVAALQLASPRRHEWPFDAERKRMSTLHSAGAGWVAYVKGAPESLLPRCAAGPERAEALATAQAWAAQGLRVLAVARKQGKAEVVAVAADAFEQDLTLLGLVGLIDPPRPEARAAVAECLGAGIRPVMITGDHSATALAIARDLGLDASGGVLSGAELARLDEAGLAAAVQRVSVYARMDPAQKIRIVQALQAAGQYVAMTGDGVNDAPALRSADIGVAMGRGGTDVAREASALVLLDDNFATIVGAVREGRRIFDNIRKFIRYALTGNSGEIWLLFLAPLLGLPIPLLPIHILWVNLVTDGLPGLALATEPAERGVMRRPPRPPQESVFAHGLWQHALWVGLLIGGLCLGVQAWSLGLHAQAPDSAGNAHGQTMVFTLLTLAQMAHLLAIRSERESLFTQGLMSNLPLLGAVLLTLVLQLATVYVPWLQPIFRTQALSAGELFACFGLAGLVFLAVEIEKLWRRRRS
- a CDS encoding ABC transporter ATP-binding protein; the encoded protein is MLKLDNLHAFYGKSHVLHGVSMEVRPGEIVSLLGRNGSGRSTTAKTIMGQVDGTGSVKFGERELLGRKAYEIAHEGIGYVPENRDIFPKLTVHQNLLLGQKSGAKKARWGFDDMYQMFPRLKERQHTEAGVLSGGEQQMLTLCRTLMGDPDLIMIDEPTEGLAPKIVELVAEYLKELKRRGIAVLLVEQKLAIALEISERCYVMGHGRIVFEGTPAELRANSYIRKEWLEV
- a CDS encoding ABC transporter ATP-binding protein, producing MSEYALELRNVRKSFGKSEIIRGAELAVKPGERVAVIGPNGAGKSTLFNLISGRFHPSSGDILLHGERINHLKPYEINRRGLSRSFQVSNLFTRLSVFENIRCAVLWSMGYKYAFWKFLAELDDANDRAEEVLEMIKLDKRRDVLAMNLTYAEARALEIGITIAGGSSVILLDEPTAGMSKSETKRFIQLIREVTEGKTLLTVEHDMGVVFGLADKIAVLVYGEVIAFDTPDAVRANARVQEAYLGSVLAEVHA